One Aegilops tauschii subsp. strangulata cultivar AL8/78 chromosome 7, Aet v6.0, whole genome shotgun sequence genomic window carries:
- the LOC109760627 gene encoding uncharacterized protein, giving the protein MAAPHGTMLGGADSFPQLPLVVRPAALPPADATIRLFGCDFSNDAAAAGDQRPPKSEAGEGETRKFECHYCCRNFPTSQALGGHQNAHKRERQHARRAHLEASLAAAYLPAGAHVYGALFGGYGHHQAAPMPPPQYPVWPGMYGGVARSAAYGGMPVPGMVWRPTPVGTGAFGAGGRHDEATAGAAAGTGDVAGKDGNNAVMSVVTTLPSCLTGGSPAEIGRSEMMGQKEGVVSLDLCL; this is encoded by the coding sequence ATGGCCGCGCCGCATGGCACCATGCTCGGGGGCGCCGACTCGTTCCCGCAGCTCCCGCTCGTCGTCCGCCCCGCCGCTCTGCCTCCGGCCGACGCCACCATCCGCCTCTTCGGCTGCGACTTCTCCAACGACGCCGCCGCTGCCGGCGACCAGCGGCCCCCCAAGTCGGAGGCCGGGGAGGGGGAGACCCGCAAGTTCGAGTGCCACTACTGCTGCCGCAACTTCCCGACGTCGCAGGCGCTCGGGGGGCACCAGAACGCGCACAAGCGGGAGCGGCAGCACGCGCGCCGGGCGCACCTCGAggcctccctcgccgccgcctacCTCCCGGCCGGCGCGCACGTCTACGGCGCCCTGTTCGGCGGCTACGGCCACCACCAGGCCGCTCCGATGCCGCCGCCGCAGTACCCGGTGTGGCCGGGGATGTACGGCGGCGTGGCGCGGTCCGCGGCGTACGGCGGCATGCCCGTGCCGGGGATGGTATGGAGGCCGACGCCAGTAGGGACCGGTGCTTTTGGTGCCGGCGGCCGGCACGATGaagcgacggcgggggcggctgCTGGGACCGGAGACGTGGCCGGTAAGGATGGGAACAATGCGGTGATGAGCGTGGTGACGACGCTGCCGTCGTGCCTCACCGGCGGCTCGCCAGCGGAGATCGGTAGGTCCGAAATGATGGGGCAGAAGGAGGGCGTTGTAAGCTTGGACCTCTGCCTGTAG